In the genome of Helicovermis profundi, the window GATTCTACAGACTTTGCATTTATAGGGTCTTCACATAATGAAGTAATGAGTATCGAAATATTCGATCTATATAATCTAAATAATTCGCTTTTAATAAAAGAATTTATGCTTTACAGTGTAACTAGAAAAGCTTTTATTATAAATTATTTAGAGTTATCATTGCATTTCGTCTTTAACTAATTCTATAAAGTGTTTAATTTGTGTAGGTAAAATTCGGTCTTTTTTATAAGCTAAAGTAAGATCAATATAATATTTTTCAGGATCTAATAAGATGAATTGGAATGATTTATTTTTAATTTCGTCGTTAATGCACATTTGAGGTAAGATTGAATATCCTATTCCGCTTAATACACAATGTTTAATCATTTCGATTGACCATGATTCAATAGATGCTTTATATTGGATGTGATGATTGGTATGGAAATCTGAAAAAATAGCTCTGTATGAGCAACCAGGTTCAGAAATACAAGCTGTTAAATTATCAGCTAAGTACTGGTAACTTTTGAAATCAAAGTTGTTTGGATATATAAGGTACATTGATTCTCTTTTTAAGAGTGTTAGATTAAGTGTTGTATCGCTTAAATCAGGTTGAACAAAAAAAGCTAAGTCGATTGAATTATCTTTAATAAGATTGCCATGTTTATTGCTTGGACTACTATTCAATTGAATATTGACAGATGGGTGTATGGATTTAAACTTCTTAATCACATTACTTAATATATAAATTAGGAATGAGCCTACAGTTCCAATTTGAATAGGAGTATTAGTATTTTCAATATTAGATGTTAAATCTAGTAGATTATAATAATTATCTCTTAGTTGTTTACATGTGTTCAATATATGTTGACCTTCATATGTAATCTTCAAATTCTTTCCAACCCTTTCGAACAACCTGACATTAAGTTCTTTTTCTAAACTTTGAATATGAAATGATATAGTTGATTGAGAGTATTGTAGTTCTTCAGCTGTCTTAGTAAAACTATTAAGTTCTGCGACTTTTAAAAAAGTCATGATGTATTTAATATCCATAAGTACCTCCGTGTAATAATTATAGTATAGCCTAATATAAAAGTATATGCTATGACGTTCTTAATGAATAAAAAATTATTAACTTGTAAATGTTTTAACCTAATCTAATTGAGAGGAGTATCAAATGAAATTTTTAGATCTTGCAAAACAACGTTATTCAGTGCGCTCATACTTGCAAAAAAAAGTTGAAAAAAACAAACTAAATCTTATACTAGAAGCTGGAAATGTGGCTCCTACAGGAGGTAATAAACAACCTTATAGCATAGTTGTTGTAAAAAGTGATAGTGGCTTAGAATGCATAAAAAAAGCTGCTAATATCCATAATGCACCTTTAGCCATTGTTGTATGTGGAAAATCTTCTGATGCTTGGGTAAGATCTCATGATGATAAAAATCTTGCAGAAACTGATGCAACAATTGTAACTGATCATATGATGCTAGAAGCAACTGAATTAAATTTAGGCAGTCTTTGGGTATGTAACTTCAATCCTGCGATATTAAGAACTGAATTATCAATTCCGGAATATCTTGAGCCACTACATATTCTAGCAATTGGTTATTCAGATGAAACACCTTTAGCACCCAATCGTCATAAGAAAACACGTAAATCTTTAAGTCAGGATATATTTTATGAAAGCTTTGAATCTTAGTGTGAAAATGTAATATAAATAAAATCAAAACATATTTTCATAATACTAGAGATCAACGATACTAATCCATATTGCTAATAATAGTATAATTTAGAATGATAAATAAAAGGAGCGTTATATGTATAGTTTTAAAAATGATTACAGTGAAGGAGCTCATCCTCTCATATTAGAAAGTTTATTAAAAACAAATTTGCAGCAAGAACCCGGATATTGTTTAGATCAATATTCTAATCACGCAAGAGAATTAATTAAGAATACATTAGAGTGTGATAGTTGCGATGTTCATCTTATTGTTGGTGGTACACAAACAAATCTTATTGCAATAAGTTCTTTTCTTCGACCTCATGAAGCATGTATTGCAGCATATACAGGTCATATTGCCGTTCATGAAGCTGGGGCAATTGAGGCTACTGGGCATAAAGTAATTACAGTTAACGTAGCAAATGGAAAATTAGACTGTTCTGATATTCAAGCTGTAGTTGATGGACATCCAGATGAACATATGGTAAAGCCAAAATTAGTTTATATATCTAATCCAACAGAACTTGGAACACATTACACCAAAAGCGAGTTAGTTAAGTTAAAAGAATATTGTAGCAACAACAATTTACTATTGTATATTGATGGTGCAAGACTTGGTTCTGCTTTGGTAGCAAGTGATCTTGAGTTCAAAGATTTGGTACATTTAGCTGATGCTATTTTTATAGGTGCAACAAAAAATGGTGCATTAATTGGTGAAGCGTTGGTAATTTGTAATGATTATTTAAAAAAAGATCTAAGGTATCAGATTAAACAAAAGGGAGCATTATTATCAAAAGGTAGATTATTAGGACAACAATTCGAAGTTCTTTTTCAGAATAATCTTTATTTAGACTTAGCTATGCATGCAAAAAAGATGGCTGATAAGCTACGCTATGGACTAAAAAAACAAGGAATCAAATTATTAGTAGAGACAGAAACTAATCAGCTTTTTCCTATTTTCTCCAAAGAAGATATTAGAAACCTTGAATTCAATTTTTTATTTTACGTATGGAAAGAGATTGATGAGAATTATTCAGCAATACGATTAATAACATCTTGGGCTACAACAGAAGAGGCAGTAGATTCATTTTTGGAAACTACTAAAATTCTAGAAAAGAGCTAATTAAAAGTATAAGTCACTTCTAAAATATTCATCATCAATAAGGTTTTCAAGGTGTTTATTAGTATCAGCGATAATTCTGATGTCAATTGAAATGGAGGAAAAAATTAATACAAAGTATTCAACAAGAGATGGTGGACATTATTCACCGGGAGTTGTTCATAATGGATTACTTTACGTATCAGGACAGTTATCGGTTAATCCGGAAACCGCTAACAAGCCTTCTGGTGATATTAAAGAGGAGGCATAAGATGAAGATAATAAATCTAGATACTCCGGCACTACTTTTGGATCGAGATGTTGTTATTGATAACCTAAATAGGATGTAGGCATATGCTAATAAAAGAGGCGTGTCGTTGCGCCTTCACACTAAAACGCATAAGATGCTACAGCTAGCATTAAAACAGATTGAAATAGGTGCAAAGGGTATAGCTGTAGCAAAAGTTGGTGAAGCTGAGGTGATGGTTAGCCATGGAATTAATGATAACTTTATTGCTAATGAGATTGTCGGAAAAAAGAAACTAAAATCTTTGATTGAAATGATGAATATATTAATAATAATATATTCGATGGTAGGCAGTGGAAAGTAGAAATAGTATTAAAAAACAAAACAATAACTAAATATGGAATTAATGAATACCCAGAAAAATGGGAAAAGTTTTGCAGTACTATATCTCTAATAACTAGAGAAAAATTTTGTTAATAATTATAGAAAAAATTTTGGTGTTATAAATGATGAAGACATAAATAGTGAATATGCTAAAATTCTTATTAAAAGACTACTAAGTTGATTAGTAAAAAATAAATATGAAGTATTGAAAGGTCAGGTGGAAAATTACTTGATTTTTTTTGTTTTTATATCTATAATACTAAAATGTAAAAGGGTTGTAACCCTTGAATTTAAGCAAATTTAGAGTGATTAATGTAAGTGGAGATAAGTTGAAAACAAAGGAGTCTTTTATGATGAAAAAGCTAAATGATGGGTAATTATAATAAAAAATATACTTAGTAATAAAAAAACAATTAAGTTAGAAACTAAAAAATTGTTTTTTATAAGTAAAATTAAATTTGGAAAATATGTAGGGGAGATCACAATGGTTTTATAAAACTTAAAACAGATATGGAAGTATATGTTTATGTATAAGTTATAAAACAATGTGAACTCAATGTAATTATAATCTATAAAAAGTTTCGTTACAAGCAATAGTTTGTAAACTTGAAAAGACATTAGTAGTTTAAATAGTAGTGTAGAACATTTAGCTTTAGACAATATATTAACAACTGTTTTGTTATCTTATAAATTATGTTAAAATTAATTAATAATATGTTAAAGTTTAGAATATATAAAAAAATACTATTCTGGAAGATTATATGATTAAATGGAAAGAAACTTATTCAGTAGGCTATGAATTATTTGATGAGCAGCATAAAGAATTAATAAGATTAATTAATAAAGTAGAAAAATTGTTAAAAGATAAAGATATTGATGAGGATTCTTTATTTGATAATATAAATGGTGTTTTTACTGAAATTCTTGATTATACAGTATATCACTTTAAAAGTGAAGAAGATGTTTTTAAAGAAAAAGGTTATAAAAATCAAAAGGAGCATGAAGAGTCGCATAAGATTTTTGTAGAAAATGTGTTAGATTTAGTAGGAACTTTTGATACAGAAAGTGAAACACGTGATATAGCTTTTAAAATATATAATACATTAGTAGAATGGTTAATTAAACATATTTTAGGTGAAGATAAACTTTATATGAAAGAATTAGATTAATATAAATTGTAATTATATATTTATATAAAAAGTGGTGATAATTTTGGAAATAAAATCAGTTTTGAAACTGTTAAAATTTAACAGCTTATATATAGTTAGAATATTTCCTAATTCAGATAGAGTTTTTATTAATGATGAAAATATTAATAAAATTTTCAACTCTGAGTTTTTTTGTAATAAAGAGATGAGTTTTAATAAATTCCTAAAAAAATTATAATAAATGAATTAGTTCATTGTACATCAAGAGGATATAATGTTGAAGATATTATAAATTTAAAAATAAAATATGAGAATTTATTTTATTATACAGCAACGAAAGAAGAAATAAGAAAATCTTCAACAGAAACAAATGAGGTAATTATAGAAACTATATATATAACAGGTTTGCTTCATGATATAGGAAAAACTTTTATAAGTAATGAAATTTTAAATAAGAAAGGACCACTTACGGAAAAAGAATATGAAAAAATTAAAAAACATCCTTATACGGGATATAAACTATTAAAAAGAACTAGTGAATTACAAGAAATAGTAGATTATATTTTATATCATCATGAGAGGTTTGATGGATTAGGATATTTAAATAAATTAAAAGGCTATGAGATTCCCCTTATATCTAGAATTATAAGTGTTGCTGATGCATATGAAGCAATGACAAGTGGTAGAGCGTATAGATCTAAATATAGTAAAGAGTATGCTATGAATGAAATAATTAAATGTTCAGGTACGCAATTTGATCCAATTGTAGTTGAGTATTTATTAAAAGTATATAAGGAGAAAATAATTTAATAATGGTAGATTAGAAGGGTACGGAGGTTATATGAAGATAAATAATGATATTATTAATCAATTGGATTTTAAGACTGTTATCGATAATGCTGCTGAGGGTGTTTGTATTATTCAGGGCGAACGCATCGTTTACCATAATGATGCAGCTATTAAAATTACAGGTTATCCGTCTGAAATCTATATTCGTACGCCAATTCTTAATATATTTGATTCTGAGGACGCCAAACGAATGGTACAGCGTTACAAACAACGCCTTGCAGGTGAGCAAGTTCCACCGATAAGTGAGGCGCGCTTCATAAGATATGATGGATCACATGGATGGATGCAGAGTACTTCATCTCAGACTATGTGGAAAGGGAAATTAGCAACTGTAAACTTTTTCATTGATATAACTGATCGAAAATCATTAGAAGAAGAGCTTAATAATAAGAAAAAAGAAATTGAGTCGTTGCTAGTTTCTGATAATTTAACAGGATTATACAATAGACGTTATCTTGACAATCAAGTTGTAAAAGAAATTGAAAGGTCAAATAGATATAAATACCCAATGTGTCTAGCTATTATCGATATTGATAACTTTAAGAAAGTTAACGATACTTTTGGACATGATTGTGGAGATAAAGTTATAAAACAGCTTGCCAATTTACTTCAAACAAAAACAAGGTTATCCGACGTAGCTGCTCGATGGGGAGGAGAAGAATTTTGTCTAATATTACCAGAAACGAAATTAAAGAAGGCGCACTTTCTATTAGATAATTTGAGAAAAGAATTCCAAAATAAATATATATCATGTGTAAATTATGCAGTAACGTTTAGTGCTGGAGTTGCGGAATTGGATATTCATGATACTTCGATAACTTTATTTTCACGTACAGATAAAGCACTTTATAAGGCGAAAAATGAAGGTCGAAATAAAGTCATTTCATTTATCGATGATTAGTGTTATTAATGCTGCAGATGAAAAAATGTATGATGAGAAACAAAAGATTAAAGCTAGGTTAAAAGTTTCCAATACAATTTAATCCAATAAAAATAAAAGTAATTACTTCAAAAGGTGAAAATTTATATCTTTTAGACCTAATTGATAAAAATATGGTGAAACTTAAGAAAGATAAAGGGTCTATTTACTATCAAGGATTAAACAATTTATTGGGCATAGATACAAAAGTATTACTGTCTGAGAATCTTAAGAAAGGTATATTGTTATTAGTTATAGCTCTTACAGCCTCTATAATTGTTATAGTGTTTGCTAAAAGAGTGATTAATCAGCAACGTTCAGAATTAGTTGTTCAGAATAATAAATTAAAGACTTTGGTAAGACATATATCTGAGCTAACTGACATTAAAACAATGGATCAATTATTTTTAGTTTTAACAAGTCAGATAAGAGAAATCATGTCAGATAGAAGGATAGAATTAGTAAGTTTAATAGAATATTCAGATGGATTATATTTAGATTCTAAAGAATATATTACTGATAAGTATAAATTTTACGAGTTAAATAAGGTCGAATCAGTTAATTTAAAACGATTTAATGAGATAGATTTTTCAAAATTTAAAAAATCAGAAGAAAAAATTTGCTTTTGTGATTATTGTATTGTGGTAAAATTCAACAGTTCTTATAATCATCAAGGATTTTTGTATATAGAATTTGAAAACAAGTTTAAAGAACGAGATTGTTTGAAGATTTATTTAACTGATATTATAACTAATCTAGAAAAAATAATATCTAATATTAAACGTTTGAATGAAAAGACAAAGCTTTTTCTTTCTCTTGGAGAATTAATTGAAAAAAGAGATCATCAAGTTGCAAATCATGTTAAGAGAGTAGCAGGAGGAACTAAGCTTTTAGCAAAAGCATGTGGGTATTCTGATGAAAAACTAAATAACATTGTAATTGCAAGTTCTGTTCATGATATTGGTAAGATTTTTGTACCAGATTCAATACTAAATAAACCTGGAAAGTTGACTAATGATGAGTTTGAGTTGATTAAAAAGCATGCAACAGGTGAGTTGAGAATTATTGACGACGCTAGCGAAAGCTTATCTGAAATGGTACATAATGTTGTTAAATATCATCATGAAAATTGGGATGGAACAGGTTATCCCGAAGGACTTAGTAAGTCTTCTATTCCTTTAGAAGCACGGATTGTGAGTTTAATTGATGTATTTGAAGCTTTAACACATGAACGACCATATAAACAAGCTTGGAGTTTTGAAGATGGAGTGAAGTTTATTATAGAGAACAGTGGAATTAAATTTGATTCATTTATTGTTGAAAAGTTTAAACCAATATCAAAAGATATTTATAATTTATTTATTCAATATGAAGATCCAAGCACAGATTGATAGTATGTTTATAATCTTAATTATGCATTATCATATGAAAATATAATGTGACTATTGGATTATCATAAACACCACATCAACTTAAGGCGATGTGGTGTTACTATTTTGCATCATTATTAATTAAGCTTAAAAAACTTGAAAAAGAGCTTTTTGTGATTGAATTTTTGCTATAATTAAAATGTCTAGCCAACAGTTAAAATCAAAGAAAAAATATTAAATTTATTTCTAAGTATATTAAAAACTTTATGGTTTATTAAAATATTAATCTATAAAATTAAACGAAATAGAGATGTTATTTAAAATAAATATACTGTATAGGAGGGAATATGAGCGGATATATAGGAGAAATTGCGGCTATTGCAACAGCATTTTGTTGGGCAATTACTGCTACAAATTTCGAATCAGCAGGTAAAAAAATTGGATCAAAGCCTTTAAATCTAATAAGGTTGGTTATTGGATTTCTATTTTTAAGTGTATTTACGCTAATCACTAGAGGTCAAATATTACCGTTAGATGCAAGTCAAGAAGCATGGAAATGGTTGCTTCTTTCTGGATTTATTGGTTTTTTTATTGGAGATTTATTTTTATTTGAAGCATTTGTTAGAATTGGAGCGAGAATTTCAATGCTTATTTTTGCGAGCGTTCCACCCATGAGCGGTATATTGGCATATATTATTTTAGGTGAAACTATGAATGTTAAGCAAATAATTGGTATGACCATAACTTTAATTGGAATAGCTACAGTAATTTTAGTTAAAGGTGACGGTGGTAAAAAGATAAAATTATCTCATTCTATTTCGGGAATATTATTTGCATTTGGTGGAGCGTTTGGACAATCATTAGGATACATAGTTGGAAAATTAGGATTAAAAGATTACAATCCATTTGCTGCGACTCAAATAAGAATAATTGCTGCAATTATTGCATTTGTATTACTTTTTACTATAAAAAGTAATTGGTATTTGATATTTGATTCTCTTAAAGAGCGTAAAGCAATGGTCAAAGTTACGATTGGTTCATTTTTTGGACCATTTTTAGGAGTATCTTTATCACTGCTTGCTGTACAATATATAAATCCTGGAGTAGCTTCAACACTTATGGCTATAACTCCAATAATATTAATACCTATAGCAATATTTATAAAAAAAGAAAAAATATTTTTAAAAGAAATAGTAGGAGCTTTTATTGCTGTACTCGGTGTTAGTGTAATATTTTTGGGATAAAATAACTTTTATAAGTCATTATATGTTTTGTTAAGAAAGTTTTATTATACTTAATAATGGGTAATAATAACCGTGAAATAAAAAAATCTGTATTAAAATTTTGAATTTTACTAGCTAATTTTTCAAAAGGAGGCGCATATGAATGAAGCGAAAACAAGCATAATAAACACTATATTTTCAATGATGATTAATCCATCAAAGGCAATTAAAGAAACATTGAAAAAAACTAAATGGTATTTTGGATTAATTATTTCAGGGCTTGCCTTTGCAATGTTTTTTTTACAAACAGCTCTTGATTTATTAAGGACAGGTCAAAAAGGAATGGATTTTGTGTATTTTTCAGTCGGTATTGGGGCGATCTATGGTGTAATAGTTATACCGTTAATAAGTATAATTGTGTGGCTGCTATTAAAATTTACGAAATCAGATAAGAGTATAACATGGACTATATCGTCATTTTGTTTAAGCTACAGTGGTGCTCTTATTTATGGAACGATTGGCTTAATATTCTCCTTGTTTTTTTCTTGGAAAACAGCTATAGCTTTTGGAGTTACAGGAGTTTTATGGGCTATTGGACCGATGATAATTACTGTTAGAGAAATGACAAATAGTAAGATTGTCATAAGTGTTCCTATTGTAACTGTATTTTCAGGTTTGGTATTAGTTTCTTGGGCTTTTTTTAGTAATCTTTAAGGAGGAGTATATGTCAGAAAAATCAATAGAAAAAATTGGCGGATCTCATCTTTGGAGACTGCTAGCATTTTTAGCCTTTGGTGCAACAACTTTTACAACTGCATCTACAAGGTTTAATCCAGTTTATATAGGATTTGGATTTATTTTTCTTGTATTTGTAGGGTGGTTATATAGACATTTTTTAATAACTATACTTAAGATTTTTAATCCAATTATAAAGAAAGAAGTTGGTAAAAAAGCGATATCAATTGCTGTAGGAAATAGCATGCTATTTTTAATACCCTTTGCAGTAATGTCTTTAATTGCTACATATTATTTGAAGTGGTCAATGACTTCGGTATTTATTTCAACTGGAATAATGTCTGTAGGTACAGCGTCTTCAATAGAGCTAAATAAATTAAGAGAAAAATCAGTGCTTAGAAATACAGTATTAACAATGTTTGTGTCATTTTTATTTACTCTTTGTATCAATGTTTCTGTTCAGTTACTTAGTAAAGTACCGGCTTTAATAGATGGCGCAATTAAATTTATACCTGTACTTTTAGGTAAAGGTGGTGGTCTAGGATGAAGAAGTTTAATGCATGGATAATAATTATTATAATACTTGCATGGTCTATAGTTCCAGTTTTTGCCAATTCAAATATTGGAATAAATGATAAACCAACTAGACCATATGAAAAATTAATAGCGAAAAATGGGCCATGGATTAGTGAACAAATTAAAGCAGATAAAACATCAGATTTGATATTTACTTACGAAGGTGATTACAAAGTAGACGCTCAGATTCTCGCAAATCAAAGTGAAATGAAATTTAAGGTAAAAGAAGATACAGCACTATCTGGTATATTTATACCTTTTATAAATAATGAATATAAAAATGTGAATATAACTTTAACGGATGATGGTGGTAATATTTATGGTCCGTTTAAAATGAAAGTGGAATCTACTAATGATAATTTGGGTGATTCTAAGAATACTAGTTTTACAGCAAGTGCTACAAATTTAAAATGGATATATAATTTTATACCTAATCAAATGATTATACTTAAAAAAGGTATTTATAGTATGAAATTATCTGATTCAGAATTTCAAGTAAGGACTAGTAAAACAGGTGTAGAAGGTGCTTATGTTATACAAGGCATGCGTGCGGAGTCTTATTTAACATATTTAAACAAAATCAATAATACGGATGAAAAAGTTAAAGATAAAAAAGAACCATTTAAAGAGGAATCAAAAGATGATTTATATGGATATGAAAAACCACCAGAATTAAAACCTGCTAAATTTACTTTAGATAAAGAATCGTCTATTGATGAGATAATTGTTAATACAATAAATAAGGGATTAGGAGCAGCTCCTGGTACTATAGCTATATTAGATGAGTTTGGTGAGATTATCTATTCGAATCAAAGCTATGGCGAAGTTCTTTCTGATGTTCCTAATGGAATGTGGGTTTTGAATCCGGAAATAGTTCTTTCGCCAGGTAATTATCAGATTGGAGTGAGTAACCCAGAAGTTATTTCCTATAATAAATTTGGTGAACCTATGCTTTATATTAAATTGTCTGATCCACCTGTTTATAGAGAAAATTTTACAGGAACTTATAAGGTAAATCTTGACACTTATAAAAAAACTACACTTATGGGAACTGTCAACAAAGCGAAAAGTAGTTTTTCATTAAAAGATTTTGAACTTACAGTTATGGATCATGGTGATTGGATAGAACTTATTGGTAAATACAAAAATATGCCTTTTTCGCAAAATACAGATAGTATTGAGTTAACGTCTACAGGTATTAAGGGTGGATTTGATTTTAGTGCTGATATGACCGGGCTACCGGCTAAAACTAAAATTGGCGCATTTGGAGTAGTATATTTAGATACAGATAAAAGTGGTAATGTAAAACTTACTATAGATGGAGGTGCGTCCTATGAAAGAGCAAAATCCAAAGATAAGGGAGCAGATAGTAATACGTATTCTTTAAAAGTGGATGGCCTAAGGGTAAAAAAATCTTTACCACCATATGTTGTTGCAGCAGTTGGTGCATCTATGTCAGCAGGTACTGTACCTGGTCCTGATTCTGCAACTCAAGGTGCTGTTGGACTATTATTTCCACCATTAGTTGGTGTTGTTGTTCATGTAGTTCAGGAACTTCTTAAGAAAGCTGCAGAGAAAAAAGCAAAAATATCAAGTGAACATAATAAAGCTTGGTATAAAAGGAAATATCCGAAAGCAAGCGATGAAACTATTGCGATGATTATGTTAGGTGATGCTATGGCGAATACTGATAATCCGGATGATGATCCAGAGTCTAAGAGCGATGAAGTAGTAGAGAATACTTCTGATAGTAGCAGTTCAGTAAATGAAGAAAATGATGCTTCAAGTGATAATTCGGGTGATTATGAAGAAGCTGATGATGATTATGTTGAAGAAGCTGAAGATGATCTAGAAGAATCTGATCCATTAACTGATAGAGATTATATGTCTGAAGAAGAAAAAGCTGAACTCGATAAACAAACAGAAAATGATCTAGAAAATGATACAGAAACTGAAGAAGAACCAATTAAAGATATGGAACCAGAAACTAAGACTCTTGAAACTGGCATAGATGGTAGGACAAGCACTTATGAAAAAGACCCTGAAACTGGTGAATGGGTTAATCCTGAAACTGGTGGTGTTTTGGATATGGAGGCTTATGAAAAAATTGTAAAACCAAATATTGAAAAAGAACAAGCTTGGCAGGACAATGAGAGATTTAAAATTGCTTCTGGTGATACAGCACAAGATAGATCTTTGGCGAAGATGCTTAAAGATGAGAAAGATAATGCATATAAAGAGAAATTAATGAAGAAATATAATGCATCTAGTCCTGCTGAAGTTGAGCAAACAATTCGTAAAATGCAAGATGTTCAACAAGCTAGAGCAAACAAATGGAATGAAATAGGAGATTATGCTTCGGTAGCTGAAAAAGGAGCTACAGTAGTTGGAGTTTTAGCTGACACTACTATAGATTTTATGGGTGATCATACAGGTCCAGTTGGAAAAGGTATAAGAGCGGGATATAAAGTAATAAAAACTGTT includes:
- a CDS encoding LysR family transcriptional regulator — translated: MDIKYIMTFLKVAELNSFTKTAEELQYSQSTISFHIQSLEKELNVRLFERVGKNLKITYEGQHILNTCKQLRDNYYNLLDLTSNIENTNTPIQIGTVGSFLIYILSNVIKKFKSIHPSVNIQLNSSPSNKHGNLIKDNSIDLAFFVQPDLSDTTLNLTLLKRESMYLIYPNNFDFKSYQYLADNLTACISEPGCSYRAIFSDFHTNHHIQYKASIESWSIEMIKHCVLSGIGYSILPQMCINDEIKNKSFQFILLDPEKYYIDLTLAYKKDRILPTQIKHFIELVKDEMQ
- a CDS encoding nitroreductase family protein, which produces MKFLDLAKQRYSVRSYLQKKVEKNKLNLILEAGNVAPTGGNKQPYSIVVVKSDSGLECIKKAANIHNAPLAIVVCGKSSDAWVRSHDDKNLAETDATIVTDHMMLEATELNLGSLWVCNFNPAILRTELSIPEYLEPLHILAIGYSDETPLAPNRHKKTRKSLSQDIFYESFES
- a CDS encoding threonine aldolase family protein; the encoded protein is MYSFKNDYSEGAHPLILESLLKTNLQQEPGYCLDQYSNHARELIKNTLECDSCDVHLIVGGTQTNLIAISSFLRPHEACIAAYTGHIAVHEAGAIEATGHKVITVNVANGKLDCSDIQAVVDGHPDEHMVKPKLVYISNPTELGTHYTKSELVKLKEYCSNNNLLLYIDGARLGSALVASDLEFKDLVHLADAIFIGATKNGALIGEALVICNDYLKKDLRYQIKQKGALLSKGRLLGQQFEVLFQNNLYLDLAMHAKKMADKLRYGLKKQGIKLLVETETNQLFPIFSKEDIRNLEFNFLFYVWKEIDENYSAIRLITSWATTEEAVDSFLETTKILEKS
- a CDS encoding sigma 54-interacting transcriptional regulator, which codes for MFSSISIDIRIIADTNKHLENLIDDEYFRSDLYF
- a CDS encoding RidA family protein, producing MSIEMEEKINTKYSTRDGGHYSPGVVHNGLLYVSGQLSVNPETANKPSGDIKEEA
- a CDS encoding bacteriohemerythrin; protein product: MIKWKETYSVGYELFDEQHKELIRLINKVEKLLKDKDIDEDSLFDNINGVFTEILDYTVYHFKSEEDVFKEKGYKNQKEHEESHKIFVENVLDLVGTFDTESETRDIAFKIYNTLVEWLIKHILGEDKLYMKELD
- a CDS encoding HD-GYP domain-containing protein yields the protein MIETIYITGLLHDIGKTFISNEILNKKGPLTEKEYEKIKKHPYTGYKLLKRTSELQEIVDYILYHHERFDGLGYLNKLKGYEIPLISRIISVADAYEAMTSGRAYRSKYSKEYAMNEIIKCSGTQFDPIVVEYLLKVYKEKII
- a CDS encoding sensor domain-containing diguanylate cyclase, translating into MKINNDIINQLDFKTVIDNAAEGVCIIQGERIVYHNDAAIKITGYPSEIYIRTPILNIFDSEDAKRMVQRYKQRLAGEQVPPISEARFIRYDGSHGWMQSTSSQTMWKGKLATVNFFIDITDRKSLEEELNNKKKEIESLLVSDNLTGLYNRRYLDNQVVKEIERSNRYKYPMCLAIIDIDNFKKVNDTFGHDCGDKVIKQLANLLQTKTRLSDVAARWGGEEFCLILPETKLKKAHFLLDNLRKEFQNKYISCVNYAVTFSAGVAELDIHDTSITLFSRTDKALYKAKNEGRNKVISFIDD
- a CDS encoding HD-GYP domain-containing protein, whose amino-acid sequence is MVKLKKDKGSIYYQGLNNLLGIDTKVLLSENLKKGILLLVIALTASIIVIVFAKRVINQQRSELVVQNNKLKTLVRHISELTDIKTMDQLFLVLTSQIREIMSDRRIELVSLIEYSDGLYLDSKEYITDKYKFYELNKVESVNLKRFNEIDFSKFKKSEEKICFCDYCIVVKFNSSYNHQGFLYIEFENKFKERDCLKIYLTDIITNLEKIISNIKRLNEKTKLFLSLGELIEKRDHQVANHVKRVAGGTKLLAKACGYSDEKLNNIVIASSVHDIGKIFVPDSILNKPGKLTNDEFELIKKHATGELRIIDDASESLSEMVHNVVKYHHENWDGTGYPEGLSKSSIPLEARIVSLIDVFEALTHERPYKQAWSFEDGVKFIIENSGIKFDSFIVEKFKPISKDIYNLFIQYEDPSTD
- a CDS encoding DMT family transporter, whose product is MSGYIGEIAAIATAFCWAITATNFESAGKKIGSKPLNLIRLVIGFLFLSVFTLITRGQILPLDASQEAWKWLLLSGFIGFFIGDLFLFEAFVRIGARISMLIFASVPPMSGILAYIILGETMNVKQIIGMTITLIGIATVILVKGDGGKKIKLSHSISGILFAFGGAFGQSLGYIVGKLGLKDYNPFAATQIRIIAAIIAFVLLFTIKSNWYLIFDSLKERKAMVKVTIGSFFGPFLGVSLSLLAVQYINPGVASTLMAITPIILIPIAIFIKKEKIFLKEIVGAFIAVLGVSVIFLG